Within Saccharomycodes ludwigii strain NBRC 1722 chromosome IV, whole genome shotgun sequence, the genomic segment AACCCGagaatttattattgacgACCAACGGTCTTTTAAAGATTACTGATTTTGGTAATAGTGAATGTTTTAGAATGGCTTGGGAAGACGAGGTCCATTTAAGTGGCGGCGTTTGTGGATCAACCCCATATATTGCACCTGAAGAATATGTGTTAAAGGAATTTGATCCAAGACCTGTGGATATTTGGGCTTGTggtgttatatatatggcGATGCGAACAGGTAGACAATTGTGGAGAACTGCCACTAAGAACGATGAGTTTTACGTTAAATATCTAAAGAGAAGAAAGGATAAAGATGGCTATGAACCTATTGAGAAATTGAAGAGACTAAGATGTAgaaatgttatttattctattttggATCCTGTGCCAAGTAGAAGATTGACTGGGAaacaagttttaaatagtGAATGGGTTAGGGAGATTAAATGTTGCACTGATAATCCTGGAATTACTAATATAAATCGTACCGCATCTACTACCACCAAAGGTTCAAGGgggaaagaaaacaaatgaTTATTTTCGAACAAGTTAAAGCTAAAAGAACATTTGTCTTCGCGCTGACCTGCCAATGGTCATGTTATATGTTATCGATTTGTTAGTCAATCATCCggtttattaaatatatatatatatatatatacgtatatgtgtgtgtgtgtgtgtgtgtgtgtgtgtgtgtgtgtgtgtacTTAAGGattgcttttttttaaaaaaatgcaatTATAAATGGAATAtacataaaaaagaaagaagtaattgttttattaactATGAGTGAGGTGTGACGTTTTGACTAAAACatcatattattatgattgtcgttgttgttggcggcggtgttgttgttgttactgTCGTGTTGCATTTTGCTGGATCTGGCTCTTCTCCTTTTATTAACAAACTTTAAGCCCATATTAACCTCGTTATGATCAACACcatcttcatttttcaaaataaattcacCGTTACCTAGATAtaacattttcattatattgCCAAATGCCAAGATGACAGATTTAGCACCAAAAGAGTTCATAGGcccaatattattaatggcTAAACCGTTATAACCCTTGGGAATATCATAATAAGTAATTGCACCGCCATTATTAGGAGAAAGCAGGAAACCCTCCCACATATCATGTATATTAAAGGACTTTGAATTAAAGTTGGTATTAGTGCTACCACCACTTGTAAGTTTATTGTTGTGTGttcccttttttctttcccttAAACCGAAAAATGTAGAAGGGGAGGACGAAATACCGCTACTGTAAACATAGTCATCTTGTCTGTAGCTATTACTGTTGACGTTACTGTTACCACTTAATTTACTGTGGTGATCTGCCTTTCGTTTAAAGCCAATAATagtgttgtttttttcaacatcCCAAATTTCTACATTAGAAACTTTACagattttttcaacaaccGAGTCTAAGCCTAAGCATCTGATTTCTCTTGGATCTCTTTCGACTCTTAAACAAATGCTTGTTTTGGTTCTGCTCTCTAGCTTAAAAGTATGCATGACCAAAGTATTATCTTTCAATGCAGTATATGCAATAGACAACGTAGTAACAGCCGCGCTCCCGCAGAATTTACAGTGAATAGGCTGATCATGGAAGATTTTTAAAGTCCCTTGTTTATAAGGCCTCAATTGGAATATTTTGATAGATGTACCGGTTTGTGCATCTATTAGTTCAGTTTTATTTCCCTCTTTGGTTTTCAAAACCATACCAACAAAAGGAATAGTGTATAATTGATAGTTTGTACAGGTAACATTTGTGATATCACTAACAAATGTCGTCTTTGGCTCAATATTTGGTGTTGTGGAAACCATTTTATCACTTGAAGTAGAAATAGTAGTAGCGCTAGATGTATTGATTTCCAAATTGCCACGGCGCATTTTCCTGATTGAAGCCGGTGTCATTAACCCTTGGCCTTTATTAAACATGTCTTTCACAACGATTAATTTTCTGCTTTtccatttattattgactGCAGTAGAAACATAAATATCACCACGTTCGTCACAACTCAAAATCCTGTCGTTCATTCTAGGTGTAATCATTTTCTTGACCGATATTAATTTAGCCGCATTTAACGTATCAGGACATAACTTGTATCTTTCCAGCTTACCAAGCTCTGATACAATGTTAACAAAGCCATCCTGaccaataaaaatgaaatctTCTGGAATATTGTCATAAGAGTTATTACTCGTTGCTGTGTTATTAGTAGAAGCCAGGTCATCGCCGGTATTAGGTATTGTTATGGCTGGAATTTCGTATCTTCCATCAAATACAGAATATTGAGAACACATGCTATCACTTCTATTTAGCATTGTCGTAGACCCAATACTATCCGTCCCATTTACTTGTTGCTGTTTTCTCTTCATAAATGCTGGGATAGTTCTTTTCCTGAAAAAACACTCTAATGGTGTTGGAACGTCGCTATTATTGTAAACATTATCACTAAAAGGTAATTTTAATTCCCAAATAAATTTCATGGCTGTTCTTGACCAACATGTAACTTTTCCACTAGATCCAAATATCACGATATAAAATCCATTGTTACTTAGTTCAATGTGTTGGATGGGCCAATATTCCTTTATATCTAAGGGCAATTGTAAAGGTGATGGTAGTGGGTTTGTTAGCGGTGACCAAACTAAAACTTTACGGTCCAATCCAACTGACACAACAAAGGGACAACTAGAAGTTATAATATCAGTTACATCCAAACTGTGTCCATTTCTTACCAATTCAACAACATGAAATTCAGTTTCTTGGTGTAATAATGCTTTATTTTGTAGATATTTATTCATAAGCAGCTTTTGATGATAATGGTTGTGCTGATAATCTGGGCTACTAtagttgttattgttatgtCTACTATTGTTACGACTGGATAAGGAAATTGATGTGTTAGATGTTGAGCTTCTCGAAGTGTTAGCAGTGGATGATGAGGCTGAAGAGTCAtgcataataatatcttcgCTGGTTAAAAAAGGTTCATctatttggaaaataaatagttgtaaaattaaaattataacacAGCCcattaaaataacaaacagTGAAAATtcgaaaaaataataaaagtcaAACTTGTGAGTTGTAATCattgaatttaaataaaaattttcacTCAATAATAAGTTGTCACGAGATAATGGTACGatacttttaataataaaaagcgGGGACttgatatttattatccAATTAATTGCAGTATTACCATTATAACCATTTCCAGATTCGGAATACAATTTAATTAGTTGTAgagaaacttttttttcgtcAAAAAATAGCAACAAAGGATAAGGTTTAGAAAATAGcataattttttccccactgaaaagtttataaaaaattgatgtCGATGATCTAACTGAGTGGaatctattattaataaagcACATATACAAACacataaagaaaaaagttattcTAAGCTGATAAACTTCCTCCATGTACCCAGAAAAGTTGTATATGGATGTATACAAACCTTTTGCAAGTCGTAAGATAGTGTTTTTTCCATTCTTGTTACCGGTAATACCACTTCTATGtttattgctattttttttggcatGAAAATGTCTTGAATttctattactattacttcTTGAGGTATGGCCACTGTCCTCTTCGCCCTCCATCAGTAAATCATTCAATAATGAAgtcattaataaattattttgtgcATATCTTGCATGATCCAAAACTAAAATGGCGGGGAAAAATGTGAGTTGCAACACAAAATTAAAGCTTAATCCACTAAATAATAGCAAAGACACTTTCCTATTAAAAGGCAAAATTAGGaacaaaatgataaaagaTAATGTCAAATTAATAGTGGAGACAGCCATGTTTTGAGCCATTAAATGTAAAAAATCCTTTGAAGTCAAGTCATCTAATTCTGTCTCAACCAAAAACGTTGATTCACTAGATATTTTGATTGACTTGTATAGACCTAGCACCATATATACCAGCAATGGAgctgaaaataatataacgGGGGTATTCTCGTAAGACgttttataaacaaaagataAGATGGATAATGACGCCATAGAAGATAATGTGATATGGACAATTGAACCTATAAATAGCCAAATTTTAGACTTTAcgtgatttattttttgggCTAATGagtaaacaaaaatggCAGCTGCACTTGAAAAGATTATgatcaaatataaatagtCAACAAAACCTAACGGAACAACGGAAATTTTCATGACAGggttataatttttttctttgttggcaacagtattgttattgagttcaaaaatatgaaagTGGGAAATATTGGCAATTTCTCTTAAAGCCTGtatattttgttgtaaAATCTGGTAGCATGGTTTGTTATCAGcagttatattatttttatcgcAGAGAAAGGCTAAAGTTAAGGCCTTAGAAGATGAAATCATCCCATTGATTTTGGTGGTCCCTTGTAAAGAATATTTGGAAATATCTGATAAATGGTTATTTATAGTTAATATTGGCAATTGGTCAAGTTGCAATAGTTTAATCGAATTATTCCAAAGTTGGAAAGGCGAATATAATTGAACAAAACCTTTGTTATCTAATAAGTTTTCAGttagtttattttgaaaagccAAGGATTCGATCAATAACTTTTTACTCAACATATTTTCACCCTCTTCATTTGATTGAATCCATATTTGGTATAAATTTAGCTCTTGCGAAACAGGGTTGAAACAAGGAGACTCTTTGATGGTGCTATTGATAGTGGATGGTGCTGAGCTTGATAAGTCTATCTTACTGACATATCGATTAGAGCTTTTGTATGAACCAGACGAGTTGCCTAGTATTATATGATAACATAATACCGATATTAGAAGTAATGGATAAaatatgaatttttttggggaattaataattttccGGACTAgtttcaaatatttgtgTAACAACCAGTAGTTCAGCAACTCGAATATTAACATGGAATATGTGTGAAGAGGGAGGGgggagagagagagagggATGAGatgaatattaatataatgaaataagaaaatataaaaatggatAAATAGCAGGATATACACGGATTCTTTTCGTTAGTTTAAAGTATAGGTATAAATATGTTATAGCGGAgtagataaaaaaaaaaaataaaggttCCATTTAAATGGTAGATGGCAGATAATTGATCAACACCACCAATCAAAAAACAAgcaataaacaaaaaaaaaaaaaaaaaaaaaaaaaggtaagCTTTTcattgaaatattttttttttattttcaattttttaggttttttttcggccgttttttttgttttaaatatccgaaaaaaaaaaaaaaaaaaaaaaaaacctaaaaacttgaaaataaaaataataataaaagtatcacaataatttataaatttcGGATTGGAAGAACTttcatattaaaaaaaggtattTACTTTATAtacgttttttttatttttttttttaaaaaaagaaacaattttataataacaaaagaaaggaaaaacaacaattacATTATAGTTAGCATCACCAATTAGTACTAATTATTACTTATACCCCATGGCACATATATCCAGGCTACCCATCTGTTGTAAAATTTGTTCCATTCTTATATCTAATTTACCTTGTGCATAATCGTCTCTAGACTGTTCATCTAAATATTGTTGAATTTGAGCCAATCTGGTATACCCTTCAGTACAAAACCTCAATTGGATTTTAACTAAAGCTTCAAAACTGGGGTCATAGTAAGGCACTCTCAAGGCCACTAGTTGAGGTAATTCCGTTTTCAattgattatttaaattttcatatatatctttCGCAAAAGCTAGTTCCTTCTCAGATCTTGGTAATTTAGAAGCATCTTTAGCAGGCTTGTCGATTAATCTACGAACTTTGGCCTTTGCTGCATCATaatcttgttttttgtgagctcttttttttatagctTCCTCAATCTCAATGAagtaatttgaaaatttagaaattgGATCTAAAACAGTTTCTCTAAAGGGTCCATCAAGTTGTTTGACAGTTTCAGTATCAAAATCTTGGACACATTGCAAATAGTAATCACCCACGTTGTAAGATCCACTGATGCTCTTTGCGTCATCATATAGGTTAGAGATAGCCTCTGCAATAGTAACTTGAGACGCGGTAACAGCTCTTAAACTGTCCAAATACCCTTTGGATTCTTTTTGTAATTCGCTACCTGCTCTTT encodes:
- a CDS encoding conserved putative sterol-sensing superfamily protein; this translates as MLIFELLNYWLLHKYLKLVRKIINSPKKFIFYPLLLISVLCYHIILGNSSGSYKSSNRYVSKIDLSSSAPSTINSTIKESPCFNPVSQELNLYQIWIQSNEEGENMLSKKLLIESLAFQNKLTENLLDNKGFVQLYSPFQLWNNSIKLLQLDQLPILTINNHLSDISKYSLQGTTKINGMISSSKALTLAFLCDKNNITADNKPCYQILQQNIQALREIANISHFHIFELNNNTVANKEKNYNPVMKISVVPLGFVDYLYLIIIFSSAAAIFVYSLAQKINHVKSKIWLFIGSIVHITLSSMASLSILSFVYKTSYENTPVILFSAPLLVYMVLGLYKSIKISSESTFLVETELDDLTSKDFLHLMAQNMAVSTINLTLSFIILFLILPFNRKVSLLLFSGLSFNFVLQLTFFPAILVLDHARYAQNNLLMTSLLNDLLMEGEEDSGHTSRSNSNRNSRHFHAKKNSNKHRSGITGNKNGKNTILRLAKGLYTSIYNFSGYMEEVYQLRITFFFMCLYMCFINNRFHSVRSSTSIFYKLFSGEKIMLFSKPYPLLLFFDEKKVSLQLIKLYSESGNGYNGNTAINWIINIKSPLFIIKSIVPLSRDNLLLSENFYLNSMITTHKFDFYYFFEFSLFVILMGCVIILILQLFIFQIDEPFLTSEDIIMHDSSASSSTANTSRSSTSNTSISLSSRNNSRHNNNNYSSPDYQHNHYHQKLLMNKYLQNKALLHQETEFHVVELVRNGHSLDVTDIITSSCPFVVSVGLDRKVLVWSPLTNPLPSPLQLPLDIKEYWPIQHIELSNNGFYIVIFGSSGKVTCWSRTAMKFIWELKLPFSDNVYNNSDVPTPLECFFRKRTIPAFMKRKQQQVNGTDSIGSTTMLNRSDSMCSQYSVFDGRYEIPAITIPNTGDDLASTNNTATSNNSYDNIPEDFIFIGQDGFVNIVSELGKLERYKLCPDTLNAAKLISVKKMITPRMNDRILSCDERGDIYVSTAVNNKWKSRKLIVVKDMFNKGQGLMTPASIRKMRRGNLEINTSSATTISTSSDKMVSTTPNIEPKTTFVSDITNVTCTNYQLYTIPFVGMVLKTKEGNKTELIDAQTGTSIKIFQLRPYKQGTLKIFHDQPIHCKFCGSAAVTTLSIAYTALKDNTLVMHTFKLESRTKTSICLRVERDPREIRCLGLDSVVEKICKVSNVEIWDVEKNNTIIGFKRKADHHSKLSGNSNVNSNSYRQDDYVYSSGISSSPSTFFGLRERKKGTHNNKLTSGGSTNTNFNSKSFNIHDMWEGFLLSPNNGGAITYYDIPKGYNGLAINNIGPMNSFGAKSVILAFGNIMKMLYLGNGEFILKNEDGVDHNEVNMGLKFVNKRRRARSSKMQHDSNNNNTAANNNDNHNNMMF
- the RVS161 gene encoding amphiphysin-like protein RVS161 (similar to Saccharomyces cerevisiae YCR009C | RVS161 | Reduced Viability on Starvation), translating into MSWTGFKKALNRAGNSVLIKDVDKTIDRQYDVEERRYKVLERAGSELQKESKGYLDSLRAVTASQVTIAEAISNLYDDAKSISGSYNVGDYYLQCVQDFDTETVKQLDGPFRETVLDPISKFSNYFIEIEEAIKKRAHKKQDYDAAKAKVRRLIDKPAKDASKLPRSEKELAFAKDIYENLNNQLKTELPQLVALRVPYYDPSFEALVKIQLRFCTEGYTRLAQIQQYLDEQSRDDYAQGKLDIRMEQILQQMGSLDICAMGYK